A stretch of the Pseudalkalibacillus hwajinpoensis genome encodes the following:
- a CDS encoding acyl-CoA carboxylase subunit beta, with product MMDMYDKINELYDRRREVEMGGGDERINKQHEKGKLTARERIDLLVDSGTFVELNSFIEHRSQDFGMGDLKAPGEGVVTGYGKVDGRPIYVFAQDFTVFGGALGEMHAKKITHVMDLAARNGAPIIGLNDSGGARIQEGVVSLDGYGHIFYRNSIYSGVIPQISVIMGPCAGGAVYSPAITDFVFMVEDTSQMFITGPKVIETVTREKISAEDLGGAKVHRSKSGNAHFTGKTEEEVLANVRDLITYLPSNNEEKTPIVASPERDDFCSDLADIVPFDSTRPYDVRAVIDSVVDKDSFLEVQKYFAKNIVIGFARIKGETVGMICNQPKVMAGGLDIDSSDKLSRFIRFCDSFNIPLITFEDVTGFFPGIKQEHGGIIRHGAKILYSYSEATVPKITVILRKAYGGAYVALNSKSIGADLVYAWPNAEIAVMGPEGAANVIFAREINGSDNPEETRASKIEEYREKFANPYIAASRGMVDDVIDPRETRKKLIEALELMRNKREERPKKKHGNIPL from the coding sequence ATAATGGACATGTACGATAAAATTAATGAACTGTATGATCGCAGAAGAGAAGTAGAAATGGGCGGTGGTGATGAACGGATTAACAAGCAGCACGAGAAAGGTAAATTAACCGCTAGGGAACGAATTGACTTGCTGGTTGACTCAGGTACCTTTGTAGAGCTGAACTCGTTCATAGAACATCGCTCTCAAGACTTCGGCATGGGAGATTTAAAAGCACCTGGAGAAGGTGTTGTGACCGGTTATGGAAAAGTAGATGGTCGTCCTATTTATGTATTTGCCCAAGATTTCACAGTGTTTGGTGGCGCATTAGGGGAAATGCACGCCAAAAAAATAACCCATGTTATGGATCTTGCTGCTCGTAATGGTGCTCCAATCATTGGTTTGAATGACTCTGGAGGTGCGAGAATTCAAGAAGGTGTGGTATCATTGGACGGGTACGGACATATCTTCTATCGAAATTCGATCTATTCCGGAGTGATCCCACAAATTTCTGTGATTATGGGTCCATGCGCAGGTGGGGCTGTTTATTCACCTGCAATTACTGATTTTGTTTTTATGGTAGAAGATACGAGTCAGATGTTTATTACTGGTCCAAAAGTAATCGAAACGGTTACGCGCGAGAAAATTTCTGCTGAAGATCTTGGCGGTGCGAAAGTTCACCGTTCTAAAAGTGGAAACGCGCACTTCACAGGAAAAACTGAGGAAGAAGTTCTCGCAAACGTTCGCGATTTGATCACTTACTTACCATCCAATAACGAGGAGAAAACGCCAATCGTGGCAAGTCCGGAACGAGATGATTTTTGTTCGGATCTTGCGGATATTGTCCCATTCGACTCCACGAGACCATATGACGTTAGAGCCGTAATTGATTCAGTTGTTGATAAAGATTCTTTCTTAGAAGTACAAAAGTATTTTGCGAAGAATATCGTCATTGGTTTTGCAAGAATTAAGGGAGAAACAGTGGGAATGATTTGCAATCAGCCTAAGGTAATGGCCGGAGGACTTGATATTGATTCTTCTGATAAGCTTTCACGGTTTATCCGATTCTGTGATTCATTTAATATACCATTGATCACGTTTGAGGATGTTACAGGATTTTTCCCAGGGATCAAGCAAGAACATGGGGGCATTATTCGTCACGGAGCAAAGATTCTTTATTCATATTCTGAAGCAACGGTGCCCAAAATTACAGTCATTTTAAGAAAAGCTTATGGTGGAGCATATGTTGCCCTAAACTCGAAATCCATTGGAGCTGATCTTGTATATGCATGGCCGAATGCAGAGATAGCTGTAATGGGTCCAGAGGGAGCCGCAAACGTCATTTTTGCGAGAGAAATTAATGGGAGCGATAATCCCGAAGAAACGCGCGCTTCAAAGATTGAAGAGTATCGGGAGAAATTTGCTAATCCATACATAGCCGCATCACGCGGGATGGTTGATGATGTCATTGATCCGAGAGAGACTAGAAAGAAATTGATTGAAGCACTGGAATTAATGAGAAATAAGCGAGAAGAACGTCCAAAGAAAAAGCATGGTAACATTCCGCTATAA
- the mce gene encoding methylmalonyl-CoA epimerase — MKKIRVLIAKPGLDGHDRGALVIAQALRDYGMEVIYTGLRQTPQQIVAAAVQEDVDAIGLSCLSGAHNELFPEIVSLLEERSAGDIIVVGGGVIPWEDIPFLESKGIQKVFTPGTPTKDTAIFIEKAVYERDGIDQTVKEPPKKIDHIGIAVSSLEEALPFYVNQLHLKLEAIEEVASEGVKVAFMKIGESRIELLEPMSESSPVALFIKKRGEGIHHIALADERIEERLKELSSNGVKLIHETPVKGAGGANIAFLHPKSAGGVLYELCEKGTKEAE; from the coding sequence ATGAAGAAGATTCGAGTATTGATTGCGAAGCCAGGTCTTGACGGACACGATAGAGGTGCTCTTGTTATTGCGCAGGCCCTTCGAGACTATGGAATGGAAGTGATCTACACAGGGTTAAGACAGACGCCCCAGCAAATCGTTGCAGCTGCTGTACAAGAAGATGTAGATGCAATTGGCCTATCTTGTTTATCTGGGGCCCACAATGAATTATTCCCTGAGATTGTTTCATTATTAGAAGAGCGCAGTGCGGGGGATATTATTGTAGTGGGAGGGGGCGTAATTCCATGGGAAGACATTCCGTTTCTTGAATCAAAAGGGATTCAAAAAGTTTTCACACCAGGAACCCCTACAAAAGATACAGCCATTTTTATTGAAAAAGCAGTATATGAGCGTGATGGAATTGACCAAACCGTTAAAGAGCCACCTAAGAAAATTGATCATATTGGGATTGCCGTTTCTTCTCTTGAAGAAGCACTACCTTTTTATGTGAATCAGCTTCACTTGAAGCTTGAAGCGATTGAGGAAGTCGCTTCTGAAGGTGTGAAAGTCGCTTTTATGAAAATCGGTGAGTCGAGAATCGAACTTCTTGAACCAATGAGTGAGTCTAGTCCAGTTGCCTTATTCATTAAGAAGAGAGGCGAGGGTATTCACCATATTGCTCTTGCTGATGAAAGGATTGAGGAACGATTGAAAGAGCTTTCTTCAAACGGTGTTAAGTTGATTCATGAAACACCTGTTAAAGGAGCTGGTGGAGCGAACATTGCATTTCTGCATCCTAAATCAGCAGGAGGAGTACTATACGAACTTTGTGAAAAAGGAACGAAGGAGGCAGAATAA
- a CDS encoding acyl-CoA mutase large subunit family protein — protein sequence METEKKDFQTQFEEWKELTEKLIEKFPEKKEAFKTSSGIDIDRLGHPETLDENYMEKLGLPGQYPYTRGIQPTMYRGRTWTMRQYAGFGSAEETNRRFRYLLDQGQTGLSVAFDLPTQIGYDSDDMMAKGEVGKVGVAIDSLNDMEALLRDIPLDKVSTSMTINAPASVLLAMYIVVAEKQGVSQAQISGTIQNDILKEYIARGTYIFPPKPSMRLITDIFAYCAEHVPRWNTISISGYHIREAGSTAAQELAFTIANGIAYVDAAIETGLKVDDFAPRLAFFFNGHNQFLEEIAKFRAARRIWAKIMKERYGAKKAKSLQLRFHTQVAGSTLTAQQPDNNIVRVTIQALAAVLGGTQSLHTNAKDEALALPTEDSARIALRTQQIIANESGVTDTVDPLGGSFFIEKLTDQLEEYVFDYIRKIDDMGGAVSAVEQGYMQREIHQASYETQKKIESGEEVVVGMNQYTLEDEPKPELHRIDPELQRKQIEKIESLRSTREPNRVSARLEELRMGAKGTSNLMPLIINCVRDYCTVGEICGVLREEFGEYTGI from the coding sequence ATGGAGACAGAGAAGAAAGATTTTCAAACTCAATTTGAGGAATGGAAAGAACTAACTGAAAAACTTATTGAGAAGTTTCCGGAGAAGAAAGAAGCGTTTAAGACGAGCTCTGGAATTGATATAGACCGTTTGGGACATCCAGAAACTTTGGATGAGAACTACATGGAGAAATTGGGCTTACCAGGACAATATCCATATACAAGAGGTATTCAACCAACGATGTACCGAGGTAGAACATGGACAATGAGACAGTATGCGGGGTTTGGATCAGCTGAGGAGACCAACCGTCGCTTTAGATATTTACTTGATCAAGGTCAAACTGGATTATCAGTTGCCTTCGATCTTCCTACACAGATCGGCTATGATTCAGACGATATGATGGCCAAAGGTGAAGTTGGTAAAGTGGGTGTTGCTATTGATTCACTCAATGATATGGAAGCGCTTTTACGAGATATCCCTCTTGATAAAGTCAGTACTTCCATGACCATTAATGCTCCAGCATCTGTATTGCTTGCTATGTATATTGTCGTTGCAGAAAAACAGGGAGTGTCACAAGCACAAATTTCTGGAACGATCCAAAATGATATTTTAAAAGAATACATCGCTAGGGGTACGTATATTTTTCCACCAAAACCATCTATGAGACTTATCACAGACATTTTCGCTTATTGTGCTGAGCATGTACCGCGATGGAATACGATTAGTATATCAGGCTATCACATAAGAGAAGCGGGATCGACAGCGGCCCAAGAGCTAGCTTTTACAATTGCTAACGGAATCGCTTATGTTGACGCAGCCATTGAAACTGGGTTAAAGGTCGATGACTTTGCACCAAGATTGGCCTTCTTCTTTAACGGACACAATCAGTTCCTTGAAGAAATTGCGAAGTTCAGAGCTGCGAGAAGAATTTGGGCAAAGATTATGAAGGAACGGTATGGAGCTAAAAAAGCGAAAAGCCTTCAGCTACGTTTTCACACTCAAGTAGCGGGATCAACGCTAACAGCCCAACAACCGGATAACAATATCGTTCGTGTTACCATTCAGGCGCTTGCAGCAGTATTAGGTGGTACCCAGAGTTTGCATACGAATGCAAAGGATGAAGCATTAGCGTTACCAACAGAAGATTCAGCACGGATCGCTCTTCGAACGCAGCAAATTATCGCGAATGAAAGTGGTGTTACGGATACGGTTGATCCGCTAGGAGGTTCTTTCTTTATTGAGAAACTAACTGATCAGTTAGAAGAGTATGTGTTTGATTATATTCGCAAGATTGATGATATGGGTGGCGCAGTCTCAGCTGTTGAGCAAGGTTATATGCAGCGGGAAATTCATCAAGCTTCTTATGAAACTCAAAAGAAAATCGAAAGCGGCGAAGAAGTCGTTGTTGGAATGAATCAATATACTCTAGAAGATGAACCAAAGCCTGAATTACACCGTATAGATCCGGAGCTTCAGCGCAAACAAATCGAGAAAATTGAATCGCTTCGCTCTACGAGAGAACCGAATCGAGTGAGCGCTCGGTTGGAAGAATTGAGAATGGGAGCTAAAGGAACTAGCAATTTAATGCCTCTTATTATTAACTGTGTTAGAGACTATTGCACGGTTGGCGAAATCTGCGGGGTACTACGGGAAGAATTTGGTGAGTACACAGGAATCTAA
- the prli42 gene encoding stressosome-associated protein Prli42 produces MPRKATKIVVYIMIISMLLSLFAGATAMLF; encoded by the coding sequence ATGCCTCGTAAAGCCACAAAGATTGTTGTATATATTATGATTATCTCAATGCTTCTTAGTTTGTTTGCTGGAGCAACTGCGATGTTGTTTTAA
- a CDS encoding L,D-transpeptidase — protein MTSFVLSIYLSVSILFPFGSQPTPGDPFLIVNKMTNELAFINENEVQRVLPVATGRSTEDTPEGLFTIIIKAEDPYYRKKNIKGGAKDNPLGTRWIGFDAKGTNGRIYGVHGTNRPDSIGKYITAGCIRLLNKEVESLFEVVPIGTKIMITTSENDFYKLGVEAGALSKDKAILDHKGVQINFVH, from the coding sequence ATGACCTCTTTCGTACTATCGATATATCTCTCTGTATCCATTCTTTTCCCTTTTGGTAGTCAACCTACCCCAGGAGACCCGTTTCTTATCGTTAATAAGATGACTAATGAGCTTGCATTCATTAATGAAAATGAAGTTCAGCGTGTTTTACCGGTAGCGACTGGTCGAAGTACGGAAGATACACCAGAAGGGCTTTTTACAATCATTATAAAAGCAGAAGATCCTTATTACAGAAAGAAAAACATAAAGGGGGGTGCGAAAGACAACCCCCTTGGTACAAGATGGATTGGGTTTGATGCAAAAGGTACAAATGGTCGGATTTACGGTGTACATGGTACTAATCGTCCAGATTCAATTGGTAAATATATTACGGCGGGCTGCATACGTCTATTAAATAAAGAGGTTGAGTCGCTTTTTGAGGTCGTTCCAATTGGAACGAAAATCATGATTACTACGAGTGAGAATGATTTTTATAAGCTTGGAGTTGAAGCTGGAGCCCTATCTAAGGATAAAGCGATTTTAGACCATAAAGGAGTCCAAATTAACTTCGTTCATTAA
- a CDS encoding aromatic acid exporter family protein — MKVKIGYRTLKTAIGTGVAITIAQLLSLDNYVSAGILTILCIKPTTKRSFRSSWERFLACLLGIVFSAVFFEGIGYTPFSISLLLLFFIPAVVAIKATEGVITSSVIILHIYNFNQVSWDIVWNEVAIIVIGIGVALLFNLYMPSLEKDLLNIRKQIEEKFSVILMEYAVYLREGESNWDGKEIIEVGDLLQYAKNLALKDIENHMIRDDDKYYVYFKMREKQFTILERVLPIISSLDQTYIHGRTIADFMEKLSEAVKPQNTANLFLEELESMREEFRNSPLPVARDEFETRSALLYFLNEIEQYLLLKRYFKPGAFSKSE; from the coding sequence TTGAAAGTGAAAATTGGTTATAGAACGCTAAAAACGGCAATAGGTACTGGTGTTGCGATAACAATCGCCCAATTGTTATCTCTTGATAACTACGTTTCTGCTGGCATACTTACCATTCTTTGTATAAAACCGACGACTAAACGGTCTTTTCGAAGTTCATGGGAACGATTTCTAGCTTGTTTACTCGGAATTGTGTTTAGCGCTGTGTTTTTTGAAGGAATCGGATATACACCGTTTAGCATCTCACTATTGTTACTTTTCTTTATACCAGCTGTTGTCGCCATCAAGGCAACCGAAGGCGTCATTACAAGCTCAGTTATCATTCTCCATATTTATAATTTTAATCAAGTAAGCTGGGACATTGTATGGAACGAAGTAGCTATTATTGTTATTGGTATAGGTGTTGCTCTTCTATTTAACCTCTATATGCCAAGTCTTGAGAAAGATTTGTTGAATATTAGAAAACAAATTGAAGAGAAGTTTTCTGTGATCTTAATGGAATACGCGGTTTATCTTCGAGAAGGTGAAAGCAACTGGGACGGTAAAGAAATCATTGAAGTAGGTGATTTGCTTCAGTATGCGAAGAACTTAGCTCTTAAAGATATCGAAAACCATATGATTCGCGATGATGATAAATACTATGTTTATTTTAAAATGCGAGAAAAACAATTTACGATATTAGAGAGAGTGTTACCGATTATTTCTTCACTCGATCAAACGTATATTCATGGCCGTACAATAGCCGATTTTATGGAAAAGCTTAGTGAAGCTGTTAAACCTCAAAATACTGCGAATCTTTTTTTAGAAGAGCTTGAATCCATGAGAGAGGAATTTAGGAATTCGCCGTTACCTGTTGCTCGAGACGAATTTGAAACGCGGTCAGCTCTTCTTTATTTTCTAAATGAAATCGAACAATATCTGCTATTAAAACGATACTTTAAACCGGGAGCTTTCTCGAAATCCGAATGA
- a CDS encoding amino acid ABC transporter ATP-binding protein, with amino-acid sequence MIRIDNLHKKFGTLEVLTDIQTTIQKGEVVAIIGPSGSGKSTLLRCMNQLENATSGTIWVDDKKLTDPTTNVMELRQSIGMVFQHFHLFPHKTVLENLIYAPMKVKGLKRDAAEKKAHELLLQVGLSMKANEYPKRLSGGQKQRVAIARALAMEPEYMLFDEPTSALDPEMVKEVLDVMKDLGQSGMTMVIVTHEMAFAREAADRILFLDGGKLVEESEPAAFFNEPKTDRAKAFLEKVL; translated from the coding sequence GTGATTAGAATAGACAATTTGCACAAGAAGTTTGGAACTCTTGAAGTATTAACTGATATTCAAACAACGATTCAAAAAGGAGAAGTAGTTGCAATTATTGGACCTTCTGGATCTGGTAAATCAACTCTTCTTCGATGTATGAATCAATTAGAGAATGCAACCTCCGGAACAATCTGGGTAGATGATAAAAAATTAACAGATCCCACTACAAACGTCATGGAGTTACGTCAGTCTATTGGGATGGTGTTCCAGCATTTTCACCTTTTTCCTCATAAAACAGTATTGGAAAATCTTATTTATGCACCAATGAAAGTAAAAGGATTAAAGCGAGATGCTGCTGAGAAAAAAGCACATGAGCTCCTATTGCAAGTTGGACTTTCAATGAAGGCGAATGAATATCCGAAACGGCTTTCTGGAGGTCAAAAGCAACGTGTAGCCATAGCTAGAGCTCTAGCTATGGAACCTGAGTATATGTTGTTTGATGAACCGACTTCTGCACTCGATCCTGAAATGGTAAAAGAAGTTCTTGATGTAATGAAGGATCTTGGTCAATCAGGGATGACTATGGTGATTGTTACACATGAAATGGCTTTTGCAAGAGAAGCAGCTGATCGTATCCTTTTTCTCGATGGAGGAAAGCTTGTGGAAGAAAGTGAACCTGCAGCATTCTTCAATGAACCAAAAACAGATCGAGCAAAAGCATTCTTAGAAAAAGTGTTATGA